A single window of Spirochaetota bacterium DNA harbors:
- a CDS encoding ImmA/IrrE family metallo-endopeptidase: MERGILSDNLRRLRSIKGINQTELAKKAGLSRPSYVAIEKGDTDPRSSTLMNIAGALEVSLADLFRPLPSLKRVRFRIRKTMTKREQNQRDQLIQDVAVWLSDYNELEKILGHGRKYLFESYAGRDPVQAASFAREKLKIGENELIRDVCGLAETAGIKVNLSKAGFKKFFGMSVSVDNGGPAVCVKVGDDVSVERQIFTVAHEMGHLLLHRNSYKKDETSENEKEERNAERFASHFLIPQSVFDKEWQSARGLHLVDRVLHVKRIFRVSYMTVLIRLVECGYADLAIIPAFRFEYNRLCGHDLKSHYEPESYSETEPEGLVKSDFMDDRLYRLVREAYEKELISLDRAAEILRLSVIEMRELNNSWKMAV; this comes from the coding sequence ATGGAACGTGGTATCTTATCCGATAATCTACGGCGTCTGCGGTCCATCAAGGGCATAAATCAGACCGAGCTTGCGAAAAAAGCGGGCCTCAGCCGTCCGTCCTATGTCGCCATCGAGAAAGGCGACACCGATCCCCGTTCAAGCACCCTCATGAACATCGCCGGTGCGCTGGAAGTGTCACTCGCCGATCTCTTCCGTCCCCTCCCTTCCCTTAAAAGGGTGCGGTTCCGTATACGCAAGACCATGACCAAACGTGAGCAAAATCAGCGCGACCAACTCATCCAGGACGTCGCCGTCTGGCTTTCGGATTATAATGAGCTGGAGAAAATACTCGGGCATGGTCGTAAATACCTCTTCGAGAGCTATGCCGGTCGCGACCCCGTCCAGGCGGCCTCCTTTGCCAGGGAGAAGCTTAAGATCGGTGAAAATGAGCTCATTCGAGACGTCTGCGGTCTTGCGGAAACCGCGGGCATCAAAGTCAATCTATCGAAAGCGGGATTTAAGAAATTTTTTGGGATGTCCGTATCTGTCGACAACGGTGGGCCCGCGGTCTGCGTCAAGGTCGGGGATGATGTGAGCGTTGAGCGCCAAATCTTCACCGTCGCCCATGAGATGGGCCACCTCCTTCTTCACCGGAATTCATACAAGAAGGATGAAACCAGTGAGAACGAAAAAGAGGAAAGGAACGCCGAGCGTTTCGCGTCCCATTTTCTCATACCCCAATCCGTCTTTGACAAGGAATGGCAGTCTGCCCGTGGCCTTCACCTGGTCGATCGCGTCCTTCACGTCAAGCGTATCTTCCGTGTGAGTTACATGACTGTGCTTATACGCCTGGTAGAATGTGGATATGCTGACCTTGCCATTATTCCTGCTTTCAGATTCGAGTATAACCGTCTCTGTGGCCACGACCTGAAGAGTCACTATGAGCCGGAAAGCTACTCCGAGACCGAGCCCGAGGGCCTTGTTAAATCAGATTTCATGGACGACCGTCTCTACCGTCTGGTGCGTGAGGCATACGAGAAAGAACTCATCTCCCTCGACAGAGCGGCCGAAATTCTCAGGCTTTCGGTAATCGAAATGCGCGAGCTCAACAACTCGTGGAAGATGGCCGTGTGA
- the rpsB gene encoding 30S ribosomal protein S2 yields MAVVSMKALLESGVHFGHQTRRWNPRMAQYIFTARNGIHIIDLQKTMQRLKVAYQGMKEVAANGGKVLFVGTKKQAQAAIEEYSKKCGMFYVAERWLGGLLTNYHTVSHSIQRLKNLEKMSETGQWDAETKKEILDLSNELKKKQKVLSGIKDMGKLPDALFIIDPKREAIAVNEARKLGIPIFAVVDTNCNPDEIDFPVPGNDDAIRAISLFLDAMSRAIIEGQSGGQSEAEEILEMAAEVEEGAGEPAAAAAAPPEKEEAPTELKKVTEAKEEYRQRYEDEFSADKDKW; encoded by the coding sequence TTGGCAGTAGTATCTATGAAAGCTCTATTGGAATCGGGCGTGCACTTCGGCCACCAGACGAGGCGGTGGAATCCCCGGATGGCGCAGTATATCTTCACCGCACGTAATGGGATCCATATTATCGACCTGCAGAAAACCATGCAGCGTTTGAAAGTGGCATACCAGGGTATGAAGGAAGTCGCCGCGAACGGGGGCAAGGTCCTCTTCGTGGGCACCAAGAAGCAGGCCCAGGCGGCCATCGAGGAATACTCGAAGAAATGCGGCATGTTCTACGTTGCCGAGCGCTGGCTTGGGGGGCTCCTCACGAATTACCACACGGTGAGCCATTCCATCCAGAGGCTCAAGAACCTCGAAAAGATGTCCGAGACGGGCCAGTGGGACGCCGAGACGAAGAAGGAGATTCTGGACCTCTCGAACGAGCTCAAGAAGAAGCAGAAGGTGCTCTCCGGCATCAAGGACATGGGCAAGCTTCCCGACGCGCTCTTCATAATCGATCCCAAGCGCGAGGCGATCGCCGTCAACGAGGCGAGGAAGCTCGGTATCCCGATCTTCGCGGTGGTTGACACCAACTGCAATCCCGACGAGATCGATTTTCCCGTTCCCGGCAATGACGACGCCATAAGGGCGATATCGCTCTTCCTGGACGCGATGTCGCGCGCGATCATCGAGGGCCAGTCCGGCGGACAGTCCGAGGCCGAGGAAATCCTCGAGATGGCCGCAGAGGTGGAAGAGGGAGCAGGAGAGCCCGCAGCAGCCGCGGCCGCCCCGCCCGAGAAGGAAGAGGCGCCCACCGAGCTCAAGAAGGTCACCGAGGCGAAGGAAGAGTACCGTCAGCGCTACGAGGACGAGTTCAGCGCCGACAAGGATAAGTGGTAG
- the tsf gene encoding translation elongation factor Ts yields the protein MIKELREKTQAGMMDCKKALTECMGDLEQAADYLRKKGLASANKKASREAREGMIATYIHNNAKLGVLMELNCETDFVARNADFQELGKDLCMQVAASNPLYVDVEDVPAAEIEREKDIYREQMKESGKPANVVEKIVEGKLTKFYAEVCLLEQEYIKDPKVKIRDLIKNKIATYGENITVGRFTRYKIGK from the coding sequence ATGATAAAAGAACTAAGGGAGAAAACCCAGGCGGGGATGATGGACTGCAAGAAGGCCCTCACCGAATGCATGGGCGATCTCGAGCAGGCCGCCGACTACCTTCGCAAGAAGGGCCTGGCGTCCGCGAACAAGAAGGCGTCCCGCGAGGCGCGGGAGGGCATGATCGCCACCTACATCCACAACAACGCCAAGCTGGGTGTCCTCATGGAGCTCAACTGCGAGACCGACTTCGTCGCGCGTAACGCGGATTTCCAGGAACTGGGCAAGGACCTCTGCATGCAGGTCGCCGCGTCCAACCCGCTGTACGTCGACGTGGAGGACGTGCCCGCCGCCGAGATCGAGCGGGAGAAGGACATTTACCGCGAACAGATGAAGGAATCGGGCAAGCCCGCGAACGTCGTCGAAAAGATCGTCGAGGGCAAGCTCACCAAATTCTACGCGGAGGTGTGCCTCCTGGAGCAGGAGTACATCAAGGACCCCAAGGTGAAGATCCGCGACCTCATCAAGAACAAGATCGCGACCTACGGCGAGAACATCACCGTGGGAAGATTCACGCGCTACAAGATAGGGAAGTAG
- a CDS encoding UMP kinase, with translation MAPDGAPGNPGYSRILLKLSGEALAGDEKAGINPAVVARIALEIAEVHRTGVQIAMVIGGGNIFRGTTGKALGMDQATGDSMGMLATVINSLAVQDALEKNGVPTRVMTAVEMRSFAEPYIRRKAIRHLEKGRAVIIAAGTGNPFFTTDTAAGLRAIEVGAQVLLKATRVDGVYDSDPEKNPRAVKIASIGYREVIERQLRVMDLTAISLCMDNKLPIIVFNLFNHGSIRRIAAGEELGTRIS, from the coding sequence ATGGCACCGGACGGAGCTCCGGGCAATCCCGGATATTCCCGGATACTGCTAAAGCTCAGCGGGGAGGCGCTCGCGGGCGACGAGAAGGCGGGCATAAACCCGGCGGTCGTCGCGCGCATCGCCCTCGAGATTGCGGAGGTCCACCGGACGGGCGTGCAGATCGCCATGGTTATCGGCGGGGGAAACATCTTCCGCGGAACCACGGGCAAGGCGCTCGGGATGGACCAGGCGACCGGGGACTCCATGGGCATGCTTGCGACGGTCATCAATTCGCTCGCCGTGCAGGACGCGCTCGAAAAGAACGGCGTCCCCACGAGGGTGATGACCGCCGTCGAGATGCGCTCGTTCGCGGAGCCCTACATCCGCCGCAAGGCGATCCGCCACTTGGAAAAGGGGCGCGCGGTGATCATCGCCGCGGGCACCGGCAACCCGTTCTTCACCACCGACACCGCCGCGGGTCTCAGGGCGATAGAGGTGGGCGCACAGGTTTTATTGAAGGCGACGCGCGTTGACGGCGTGTACGACAGCGATCCTGAAAAAAACCCCCGGGCCGTGAAAATTGCTTCCATCGGGTACCGGGAGGTGATAGAACGTCAGCTCAGGGTAATGGACCTCACAGCGATCTCGCTGTGCATGGACAACAAGCTGCCCATCATCGTCTTCAACCTTTTCAACCATGGCTCCATCCGCCGCATCGCGGCGGGAGAGGAGCTTGGAACCAGAATATCCTGA
- a CDS encoding ribosome recycling factor: protein MDEIISDVEGRMKKSIQALEKDFGAIRTGRANPAIFDGVRADVYGSIMPLNQLATISCPEPRLVVIQPWDRSTLGAIEKAILKSDLSLNPNNDGNLIRIQIPDLTEERRREYVKLARQKAEECRVSIRNVRRDGNEMVKELEKSKDISEDDSKGAAGRIQKLTDKYTEEVQKTVDNKEKEIMHV from the coding sequence ATAGATGAAATAATCTCCGACGTGGAGGGGCGGATGAAGAAAAGCATCCAGGCCCTCGAAAAGGACTTCGGGGCCATCCGTACCGGGCGCGCGAATCCCGCCATCTTCGACGGGGTCAGGGCCGACGTGTACGGTTCCATCATGCCGCTCAATCAGCTCGCCACCATTTCGTGCCCCGAGCCCAGGCTGGTCGTCATCCAGCCCTGGGACCGCAGCACGCTCGGGGCGATCGAGAAGGCCATTTTGAAATCGGACCTCTCGCTCAACCCCAACAACGACGGCAACCTGATCCGCATACAGATCCCGGACCTTACCGAGGAGCGCCGCAGGGAATACGTCAAGCTCGCCCGGCAGAAGGCCGAGGAGTGCAGGGTTTCGATCCGCAATGTGCGGCGCGACGGGAACGAAATGGTAAAGGAACTCGAAAAGAGCAAGGACATCTCCGAGGACGATTCCAAGGGTGCGGCAGGTCGCATACAGAAGCTCACCGATAAGTACACGGAAGAAGTCCAGAAGACGGTCGACAACAAGGAAAAGGAGATCATGCACGTCTGA
- the uppS gene encoding di-trans,poly-cis-decaprenylcistransferase: MIPSRQGTRNRVAHRDYQSLLDRTRIPSHVAIIMDGNGRWATRRGLSRLEGHRRGAQVVESLMDAALELGIKVVSLYAFSTENWSRPREEIRGLWKLLELFFESNIEKLKKRGIRVRHTGSEKHLPADTLEVIRRAVRDTRRNKKIVLNFCLNYGGRQEIVDAVNAWAAKRGDSEKMTAEKMRRHLYSPDLPDVDLLIRTSGEYRLSNFLLWQLAYAELVFVKVLWPDFGARHLYRTIYEYQNRERRFGGL; encoded by the coding sequence ATGATCCCCTCCCGTCAAGGAACCCGAAACCGCGTGGCACACAGGGACTACCAAAGCCTGCTGGACAGAACGAGGATTCCCTCGCATGTCGCCATAATTATGGACGGTAACGGGCGATGGGCCACGCGGCGCGGTCTCTCGCGCCTGGAGGGACACCGGCGCGGGGCGCAGGTGGTCGAGTCGCTCATGGACGCCGCGCTCGAGCTTGGCATCAAGGTCGTGTCCCTGTACGCGTTTTCGACCGAGAACTGGTCCCGCCCGCGGGAGGAGATCCGGGGGCTCTGGAAGCTCCTGGAGCTCTTCTTCGAATCCAATATCGAAAAGCTCAAAAAGCGCGGAATCCGGGTAAGGCACACCGGGAGCGAAAAGCACCTTCCCGCGGATACCCTTGAGGTGATCCGGCGCGCGGTGCGGGATACGCGAAGGAACAAAAAAATAGTCCTCAACTTCTGCCTCAACTACGGCGGGCGCCAGGAGATCGTCGACGCGGTGAACGCCTGGGCGGCGAAGCGGGGAGATTCGGAAAAGATGACTGCGGAAAAAATGCGCCGCCATCTTTATTCCCCGGACCTTCCCGACGTCGACCTGCTTATCAGGACAAGCGGGGAATACCGCCTGAGCAACTTCCTGCTATGGCAGCTCGCCTACGCCGAGCTTGTCTTCGTGAAGGTGCTCTGGCCGGATTTCGGCGCGCGGCACCTGTACCGCACCATATACGAATACCAGAACAGGGAAAGGAGATTCGGGGGATTATGA
- a CDS encoding 1-deoxy-D-xylulose-5-phosphate reductoisomerase: MSRTVTILGSTGSIGVSALRVLGHFRDEFRVLGLSCNRNLELLARQIREFSPRAVAVGAPDLVKTARFSALRETFPSVEFLTGPEGIRELASREADILVSALVGAAGLLPTLAALPHVKRVALANKETLVMAGELFMKRVAECGVELIPVDSEHSAVFSLLDRVGKEDLARIVLTASGGSLRDRPAAELASVTPAEALAHPTWSMGSKITIDSATMMNKGLEVIEAHHLFGAAYDIIDVVLHPESVVHSMVEARDGGIYAFLSVTDMALPIMNALMHPEKRANPFGRLDLAGVGRLTFGQCDSIKFPALELCYRAGRAGGTLPAVLNGANEVAVGLFLNHEIRFTDIVRTVERVMDEHVPESGTGIEDIFRADEWARERAYTIARG; encoded by the coding sequence ATGTCACGCACCGTAACCATCCTGGGCTCGACCGGATCGATAGGCGTATCGGCCCTCCGGGTCCTGGGGCATTTCCGGGACGAGTTCAGGGTACTGGGCCTGAGTTGCAACCGGAACCTCGAGCTTCTGGCGCGTCAGATACGCGAGTTCTCCCCGCGCGCCGTCGCGGTAGGAGCCCCGGACCTGGTTAAAACGGCGCGATTCTCGGCCCTCCGTGAAACTTTTCCGTCCGTGGAGTTTCTTACCGGTCCTGAAGGGATTCGGGAGCTTGCCTCCCGGGAAGCAGATATCCTGGTGTCGGCGCTCGTGGGCGCCGCGGGGCTGTTGCCGACGCTGGCCGCCCTGCCGCATGTGAAGCGCGTAGCACTGGCGAACAAGGAGACCCTGGTGATGGCCGGGGAGTTATTTATGAAGCGTGTCGCCGAATGCGGCGTCGAGCTCATTCCCGTCGACAGTGAGCACAGCGCGGTGTTCTCACTGCTTGACCGGGTCGGGAAGGAAGACCTGGCGCGGATCGTGCTCACGGCGTCGGGGGGGAGCCTGCGTGACCGTCCCGCCGCGGAGCTCGCGAGCGTGACTCCCGCCGAGGCGCTCGCGCATCCCACGTGGAGCATGGGGAGCAAGATCACCATCGATTCGGCGACGATGATGAACAAGGGGCTCGAGGTGATAGAGGCACACCATCTTTTTGGAGCCGCGTACGACATAATCGACGTGGTGCTGCATCCCGAGAGCGTTGTACACTCGATGGTGGAGGCGCGGGACGGCGGCATCTACGCATTCCTGAGCGTGACCGATATGGCCCTCCCCATCATGAACGCGCTCATGCACCCGGAAAAGCGCGCCAACCCGTTCGGGCGCCTGGACCTTGCGGGCGTGGGGCGACTTACATTCGGGCAGTGTGACAGTATAAAATTTCCCGCGCTGGAACTCTGCTACCGGGCGGGACGCGCGGGCGGGACGCTCCCCGCGGTGCTCAACGGCGCCAACGAGGTGGCGGTCGGGCTTTTCCTTAACCACGAGATCCGCTTCACGGATATCGTGAGGACGGTGGAGCGGGTAATGGACGAACATGTCCCGGAGAGCGGAACCGGGATCGAGGACATCTTTCGCGCCGACGAATGGGCGCGGGAGAGAGCATATACAATCGCGAGAGGTTAA
- the rseP gene encoding RIP metalloprotease RseP: MATLTYILAAVVLLGLCIFVHELGHLLGGRLVGIRARIFSIGYGKGILKKEIGGTTYQVTLIPLGGYCAFYGEDPSEERKGEAYEFLSAPPLRRIVPVVMGPLFNLFFGIVLFFVMNMAGYSVETNRVIIPEEFKSGDYVSPAHTAGIVSGDRIVGINDKKIAGFSDIQSAIVFSNGEPVRIKAERAGESKEYTVKPQKFSEKGYYTIGVMPYGERVLVVRVLDSEAAAKAGLEQFDEVKSIDGKAVKSPAEFTDYVRAHADKPLMLKIVRAGRDHDILVTPRSRELLRIKDFVDDRFPAEKRDVTVDKLDLVKTGISRGTVRLNGETVSSIEAFEKKLAGLKGTTVRIENAGGSYRGVVAYERSGFVGIETAIAPEMTDLKYGLAEGFVKSLTDPFDFIVMNLKGMGMLFSGELDVRQNLSGPIRIAKIAGDTAYYRGISAFIVLMAKISIILMVMNLLPIPAVDGSFILFFLFEALVGKPISQKVMERIQFVGVALLIVVGVLVIFNDLSFLPFFQNMFN; this comes from the coding sequence ATGGCAACACTTACGTATATACTCGCTGCCGTGGTGCTCCTGGGGCTGTGCATCTTCGTGCACGAGCTGGGACACCTGCTTGGCGGCAGGCTGGTCGGCATCCGGGCGAGGATATTCTCGATCGGCTACGGGAAGGGAATTTTGAAAAAGGAGATCGGCGGCACGACCTACCAGGTCACGCTCATCCCCCTGGGCGGATACTGTGCGTTCTACGGGGAGGACCCGTCGGAAGAGCGCAAGGGCGAGGCATACGAGTTCCTGAGCGCCCCGCCGCTCCGGCGCATCGTCCCGGTCGTCATGGGACCGCTCTTCAACCTGTTTTTCGGCATCGTGCTTTTTTTCGTCATGAACATGGCGGGATATTCGGTTGAAACGAACCGCGTCATCATCCCGGAAGAGTTTAAGTCCGGTGACTATGTCTCCCCGGCGCACACGGCGGGCATCGTGAGCGGGGACAGGATCGTGGGAATCAACGATAAGAAGATCGCCGGGTTTTCGGACATCCAGAGCGCGATCGTGTTTTCGAACGGCGAGCCGGTCCGCATAAAAGCGGAGCGCGCGGGCGAATCGAAGGAATACACGGTAAAGCCGCAGAAGTTTTCGGAAAAGGGATATTACACGATAGGTGTGATGCCCTACGGCGAACGGGTGCTCGTGGTGCGGGTGCTCGACAGCGAGGCGGCCGCGAAAGCGGGCCTGGAGCAGTTCGACGAGGTGAAATCGATCGACGGGAAGGCGGTGAAGTCGCCTGCCGAATTCACCGACTACGTGCGCGCGCACGCGGACAAGCCCCTCATGCTCAAGATCGTGCGCGCGGGTCGCGATCATGACATACTGGTGACGCCGCGCTCCCGAGAGCTCCTGCGCATAAAGGATTTCGTGGACGACAGGTTCCCGGCCGAAAAGCGCGACGTGACGGTGGACAAGCTCGACCTCGTGAAAACGGGAATCTCCCGGGGAACGGTAAGGCTGAACGGCGAAACCGTGTCCTCGATCGAGGCCTTCGAGAAGAAGCTCGCGGGACTCAAGGGAACGACGGTGCGCATCGAAAACGCGGGTGGCTCGTACCGCGGCGTGGTCGCCTACGAACGGTCGGGATTCGTGGGAATCGAGACCGCGATCGCGCCCGAGATGACGGATCTCAAGTACGGCCTTGCCGAGGGTTTCGTGAAATCGCTCACCGATCCCTTCGACTTCATCGTGATGAACCTCAAGGGCATGGGCATGCTCTTTTCCGGGGAGCTTGACGTGCGTCAGAATCTTTCGGGGCCCATACGCATCGCGAAGATCGCGGGCGATACCGCGTATTACCGCGGCATCTCGGCCTTCATCGTGCTCATGGCGAAGATATCCATCATCCTCATGGTGATGAACCTCCTCCCGATCCCCGCGGTGGACGGGAGCTTCATCCTGTTCTTCCTGTTCGAGGCGCTGGTGGGCAAGCCCATAAGCCAGAAGGTGATGGAGCGCATCCAGTTCGTGGGAGTGGCGCTTCTCATCGTGGTGGGGGTGCTCGTCATATTTAACGACCTGAGCTTCCTGCCATTCTTCCAGAACATGTTCAACTGA
- a CDS encoding 1,4-dihydroxy-6-naphthoate synthase, whose product MKTVDIALSPCPNDTFAFHALVHGKIDTRGLAFTVAISDVEDLNRRALEGRHAVTKLSFHAWLLLKNRYTLLDSGSALGRGCGPLVVSRTPGIDLARAHIAIPGWYTTAYMLLRLWMPGAGRVTAVRFDEIMPGVAEGRFDAGLIIHEGRFVYPLYDLVQVIDLGEWWERETGLPIPLGCIAVRNDLAPMRGDMGAIVRASVEYARAHPADSRAYVKSHAQEMDDEVIDKHIGLYVNDFTLDLGDEGRKAVTALEEMARCRGILE is encoded by the coding sequence ATGAAAACCGTCGATATCGCACTTTCCCCCTGTCCCAACGACACCTTTGCCTTCCACGCGCTCGTACACGGGAAGATCGACACGCGCGGCCTCGCGTTCACCGTCGCCATAAGCGACGTCGAGGATCTCAACCGTCGCGCACTGGAGGGCAGGCACGCCGTCACCAAGCTCTCCTTCCATGCGTGGCTGCTCCTGAAAAACCGCTACACGCTCCTCGATTCGGGATCAGCGCTGGGACGCGGCTGCGGTCCGCTCGTGGTTTCCCGAACGCCCGGCATCGATCTGGCACGCGCCCATATCGCGATCCCCGGATGGTACACGACGGCATACATGCTGCTTCGCCTCTGGATGCCGGGTGCGGGACGAGTCACCGCGGTGCGTTTCGACGAGATCATGCCGGGTGTGGCGGAGGGCCGATTCGACGCCGGGCTCATAATCCACGAAGGACGATTCGTCTATCCCCTGTATGATCTTGTGCAGGTGATCGACCTGGGCGAATGGTGGGAGCGTGAGACCGGGCTCCCCATCCCCCTGGGCTGCATCGCGGTCAGGAACGATCTCGCACCGATGCGCGGCGACATGGGCGCGATAGTGCGGGCCTCAGTCGAATACGCGCGCGCGCATCCTGCCGATTCGCGCGCGTACGTGAAGTCGCACGCGCAGGAAATGGACGACGAGGTTATCGACAAGCATATAGGGCTTTACGTGAACGATTTCACCCTGGACCTCGGGGACGAGGGAAGGAAAGCGGTCACGGCGCTCGAGGAGATGGCGCGTTGCAGGGGAATACTGGAATAG